Proteins encoded within one genomic window of Thermococcus celer Vu 13 = JCM 8558:
- a CDS encoding toprim domain-containing protein, with protein sequence MYAENYKRFLELIDKLREFEGALIVEGPRDEVALRNLGVRAEIIRLSRLPLTEVALIASSHKEVMILTDFDRKGEELAGKLLRYLEGYPCRVDSETRRELKRIAKKDIKGIEELYGLYLKVVSVSGPHLEGIR encoded by the coding sequence ATGTACGCCGAAAACTATAAAAGATTCCTGGAGCTTATAGATAAACTGCGAGAGTTTGAGGGAGCCCTCATTGTGGAGGGCCCGCGAGACGAGGTGGCTCTGAGGAATCTGGGGGTCAGAGCGGAGATAATAAGGCTCTCACGCCTCCCGTTAACGGAAGTTGCGCTCATCGCGTCATCCCATAAAGAGGTCATGATACTTACCGACTTCGACAGAAAGGGCGAGGAACTCGCGGGAAAGCTCCTCCGTTATCTGGAGGGTTATCCCTGCAGGGTTGATTCAGAGACGCGCAGGGAGCTCAAGAGGATAGCGAAGAAGGACATTAAGGGGATTGAAGAACTCTACGGTCTTTACCTTAAGGTCGTCTCCGTTTCTGGCCCCCACTTGGAGGGGATTCGATGA
- the dnaG gene encoding DNA primase DnaG, which translates to MKRKKTVLHHILAEKGKFEKRKEGDGMSAKDEFGTTKYVIYAEFEANGIVERPDVVGAIFGQTEGLLGDDLDLRELQKTGRIGRIRVEVHTKAGKTYGTITVPSSLDRVETAILAAALETIDRVGPAEASIKVLRIEDVRATKRKYIIERAKEILEGLMEQEIPETQELTEEVKKAVRAKELIEYGPEKLPAGPHVPFSDSIIVVEGRADVLNLLKHGIKNAIAVEGTSVPETIIKLSKERIVTAFTDGDRGGELILKELLQVADVDYVARAPEGKEVEELTKKEIVKSLRSKVPAEQVITEIFYKGRNFYDVIREKEREKKKEEHAEVKSHAPASTQVQHAVKAKERKPQSELQSEERIIKPIGGSKSGEFHGFEEFIERVKTSNESTALLLDKDRRVIAEIPVRELTNRLRERKDVHAVVFNGVITQRLIDTVSESGVKYLVGARKYNVVRRPINLKIVTFAE; encoded by the coding sequence ATGAAGAGGAAGAAGACAGTGTTGCATCATATTTTGGCCGAAAAGGGGAAGTTTGAAAAACGGAAAGAGGGTGATGGTATGTCAGCCAAAGATGAGTTTGGAACCACCAAATACGTAATCTACGCGGAGTTTGAAGCGAACGGAATCGTTGAAAGGCCAGACGTCGTCGGTGCAATCTTCGGCCAGACCGAAGGCCTTCTCGGTGATGATCTCGATTTGAGGGAACTTCAAAAGACCGGAAGGATCGGGAGGATAAGGGTTGAGGTTCACACCAAGGCCGGAAAGACCTACGGAACGATAACCGTTCCATCGAGCCTCGACAGGGTCGAGACGGCCATACTCGCGGCGGCCCTCGAGACAATCGACCGCGTTGGGCCCGCCGAGGCCAGTATAAAGGTTCTCCGCATCGAGGACGTCCGCGCCACCAAGAGGAAGTACATCATAGAGAGGGCCAAGGAGATACTCGAGGGGCTCATGGAGCAGGAGATACCCGAGACGCAGGAGCTTACGGAGGAGGTCAAGAAGGCGGTCAGGGCGAAGGAGCTGATAGAGTACGGCCCCGAGAAGCTCCCGGCCGGCCCACACGTGCCGTTCTCCGACTCAATAATCGTCGTCGAGGGGAGGGCCGACGTCCTCAACCTGCTCAAGCACGGCATAAAGAACGCCATAGCCGTCGAGGGAACCTCCGTTCCCGAGACCATAATAAAGCTCAGCAAGGAGAGGATAGTCACCGCCTTCACCGACGGCGACCGCGGCGGGGAGCTCATCCTCAAGGAGCTCCTTCAGGTTGCGGACGTTGACTACGTTGCCCGGGCCCCGGAGGGCAAAGAGGTCGAGGAACTCACAAAGAAGGAGATAGTGAAGTCCCTCAGGAGCAAGGTTCCGGCGGAGCAGGTCATAACCGAGATATTCTACAAGGGAAGGAACTTCTACGATGTCATCCGGGAGAAGGAGAGGGAAAAGAAAAAGGAAGAGCACGCTGAGGTCAAATCGCACGCGCCTGCCTCCACTCAGGTTCAACACGCGGTAAAGGCAAAGGAAAGGAAGCCGCAATCTGAACTCCAAAGTGAGGAGCGTATCATCAAGCCAATAGGAGGGTCAAAATCGGGTGAGTTCCACGGGTTCGAAGAGTTCATAGAGAGGGTCAAGACCTCCAACGAGTCAACGGCGCTCCTCCTCGATAAGGACAGAAGGGTCATCGCTGAGATACCCGTCAGGGAGCTCACCAACAGGCTCAGGGAGCGCAAGGACGTCCACGCCGTCGTGTTCAACGGCGTTATAACCCAGCGCCTCATAGACACCGTCAGCGAGAGCGGTGTTAAGTACCTCGTTGGCGCAAGGAAGTACAACGTCGTCAGGAGGCCGATAAACCTCAAGATAGTCACCTTCGCGGAGTAA
- a CDS encoding glutamate--tRNA ligase has product MNVEELVLKYALMNAYAHGGKANPKAVIGKVLGENPGLRPKAKEIIPLVNEIVERVNGMNLEEQEARLREVYPEFFEEKKTRKGEKKGLPPLPKAEKGKVVTRFAPNPDGAFHLGNARAAILSHEYARLYGGKFILRFDDTDPKVKRPEPVFYDWIIEDLKWLGFRIDEVHIASDRLELYYRYAEELIKAGKAYVCTCKPEEFREFRDRGIACPHRDEPVEVQLERWRKMLNGEYREGEAVVRIKTDLKHPNPAVRDWPALRIIDDPNHPRTGNRYRVWPLYNFASAIDDHELGVTHIFRGQEHAENETRQRYVYDYLGWEYPVTVHHGRLSIEGVVLSKSKTRKGIQEGKYLGWDDPRLGTIRALRRRGIRPEAIRELIVGVGLKRSDTTVSWDNLAAINRRIIEPIANRYFFVADPVPMYVEGYDGEFIAEVPLHPDHPERGVRKLKFEPGKPIYVSRDDMELFKPGSFVRLKDLFNVEVIEAGEGGIKARFHSVDYEVARENRWRMVHWVTEGKPCEVLVPEGDELVIRRGLLESDAEVRVDDVVQFERFGFVRIDEVGEKVVAVFAHR; this is encoded by the coding sequence ATGAACGTGGAGGAACTCGTACTGAAGTACGCGCTCATGAACGCTTACGCCCACGGCGGTAAAGCCAATCCCAAGGCGGTTATCGGGAAGGTTCTGGGCGAAAACCCCGGGCTCAGACCAAAGGCGAAGGAGATAATTCCCCTCGTGAACGAAATCGTTGAGCGGGTCAACGGCATGAACCTCGAGGAGCAGGAGGCCAGGCTGAGGGAGGTTTACCCTGAGTTTTTCGAGGAGAAGAAGACCAGGAAAGGGGAGAAAAAAGGCCTTCCGCCCCTTCCCAAAGCCGAGAAGGGAAAGGTCGTTACCCGTTTCGCCCCCAATCCCGACGGTGCCTTCCACCTGGGCAACGCGAGGGCCGCCATCCTGAGCCACGAATACGCGAGGCTCTACGGCGGAAAGTTCATACTCCGCTTCGATGACACTGATCCGAAGGTCAAGAGGCCGGAACCGGTGTTCTACGACTGGATAATCGAGGACCTAAAATGGCTCGGCTTCAGGATAGACGAGGTGCACATCGCCAGCGATAGACTGGAGCTGTACTACAGATACGCGGAGGAGCTAATAAAGGCCGGAAAGGCCTACGTCTGCACCTGCAAGCCCGAGGAGTTCAGGGAGTTTCGCGACAGGGGCATCGCCTGCCCCCACAGGGACGAGCCCGTTGAGGTTCAGCTCGAGCGCTGGAGGAAAATGCTAAACGGGGAGTACAGGGAGGGAGAGGCCGTCGTCAGGATAAAGACCGACCTGAAGCACCCGAATCCCGCCGTCCGGGACTGGCCCGCTTTAAGAATAATCGACGACCCCAACCACCCGAGGACGGGCAACAGATACCGCGTCTGGCCGCTCTACAACTTCGCCTCCGCGATAGACGACCACGAGCTCGGCGTCACCCACATCTTCCGCGGCCAGGAGCACGCCGAGAACGAAACGAGACAGCGCTACGTCTACGACTACCTCGGCTGGGAATACCCCGTCACGGTTCACCACGGGAGGCTCAGCATAGAGGGCGTGGTGCTCAGCAAGTCCAAGACGAGGAAGGGTATTCAGGAGGGCAAGTACCTCGGCTGGGACGACCCGAGGCTGGGAACCATCCGCGCGCTGAGGAGGCGCGGCATAAGGCCCGAGGCGATAAGGGAGCTCATCGTAGGGGTCGGCCTCAAGAGGAGCGACACCACCGTGAGCTGGGACAACCTCGCGGCGATAAACAGGCGCATCATCGAACCCATAGCCAACAGGTACTTCTTCGTGGCGGACCCTGTGCCCATGTACGTGGAGGGCTACGATGGGGAGTTCATCGCGGAGGTACCGCTCCATCCGGACCACCCGGAGAGGGGCGTCAGGAAGCTTAAATTTGAGCCAGGGAAACCGATCTATGTCTCCAGGGACGATATGGAACTGTTCAAGCCGGGCTCCTTCGTCCGCCTGAAGGACCTGTTCAACGTCGAGGTAATCGAGGCGGGTGAAGGGGGAATAAAGGCAAGGTTCCATAGCGTCGATTACGAGGTGGCCCGGGAGAACCGCTGGAGGATGGTCCACTGGGTCACCGAAGGAAAACCCTGCGAGGTCCTCGTTCCCGAGGGGGATGAGCTGGTAATAAGGAGGGGGCTTCTGGAGAGCGACGCAGAAGTGAGGGTCGACGACGTGGTTCAGTTCGAGCGCTTCGGCTTCGTCAGGATAGACGAAGTTGGGGAGAAGGTCGTGGCGGTGTTCGCCCACAGGTGA
- a CDS encoding sodium-dependent transporter: MEEIKKWTVYMIFLVAGFATGVGTLGLFPQFWLEYGLTGLIVHVLFLALFAYVAILETETVMKSGYYFVELYHKLIQRRAMIVAILTIVILFLSYYTANTMLSLLAPFVGTGTVGRLIAKLLMFALIFLVLTRAKEKSFAIMAVGSLFLVVAVIVTAIAFKIQIPENATFLGMAKHMLVARTSPSLDMIRDAALRAGYGVGLGFAFYLMIGSFLNERFNPRLIVGTGILLQFIVGLLSTLILVYAVAPSTPDRLLEYVYGGDEGAIAFMGALPTILKDYPVLLILIATSIFFAGLTSLLPASEVGLQIIQSMLKTGRNRAATYLIGTALAIGILDSPPSIADMALKAVTVSIFFTSLYELWPVLASRERTPMAMGAGVLAALLFVLGGLYALITTFKAGGIYIASALLAIIIVGFGLVGDALLPARPEEA, encoded by the coding sequence ATGGAGGAGATTAAAAAGTGGACGGTCTACATGATCTTCTTGGTGGCGGGTTTCGCCACCGGAGTAGGAACCCTGGGCCTCTTCCCGCAGTTCTGGCTTGAGTACGGTCTCACGGGGCTGATAGTGCACGTGCTGTTCCTGGCGCTGTTTGCGTACGTGGCCATACTGGAGACGGAGACGGTGATGAAATCGGGGTATTACTTCGTTGAGCTCTACCACAAGCTCATCCAGAGGAGGGCGATGATAGTCGCCATACTTACCATCGTGATCCTCTTCCTGTCCTATTACACCGCCAACACGATGCTCAGCCTGTTGGCCCCCTTCGTCGGAACCGGAACCGTGGGCAGGTTAATCGCGAAGTTGCTGATGTTTGCACTGATATTCCTGGTTCTCACACGCGCCAAGGAGAAGTCCTTCGCCATAATGGCCGTTGGCTCTCTGTTCCTCGTCGTTGCCGTTATAGTGACGGCAATAGCCTTCAAGATCCAGATCCCCGAGAACGCCACGTTCCTTGGAATGGCCAAACACATGCTCGTCGCAAGGACTTCTCCGAGCCTGGACATGATCAGGGACGCCGCGCTGAGGGCAGGATACGGGGTTGGCCTTGGGTTCGCCTTCTACCTGATGATAGGGAGCTTCCTCAACGAGAGGTTCAACCCAAGGCTGATAGTCGGGACGGGGATACTTCTACAGTTCATCGTCGGGCTTCTCTCGACCCTCATACTTGTTTACGCCGTGGCTCCCTCAACCCCCGATAGGCTTCTGGAGTACGTCTACGGCGGGGATGAAGGGGCTATCGCGTTCATGGGGGCGTTGCCCACCATCCTCAAAGACTATCCGGTTTTGCTCATCCTGATAGCGACGTCCATATTCTTTGCGGGACTCACCAGTCTCCTCCCCGCTTCGGAGGTGGGACTCCAGATAATCCAGTCAATGCTCAAAACGGGGAGGAACAGGGCGGCAACATACCTTATAGGAACCGCGCTCGCCATTGGAATCCTTGATTCCCCGCCCTCAATAGCGGATATGGCCCTCAAGGCGGTAACTGTTTCAATATTCTTCACGTCATTGTACGAGCTCTGGCCGGTTCTGGCCTCGAGGGAGAGAACCCCGATGGCAATGGGTGCAGGAGTACTCGCGGCCCTGCTATTCGTGCTGGGCGGCCTCTACGCCCTGATAACGACCTTCAAGGCAGGCGGAATTTACATAGCCTCTGCGTTGCTCGCAATAATCATCGTTGGCTTTGGCCTCGTTGGGGATGCCCTGCTCCCCGCACGGCCGGAGGAAGCCTGA
- the malP gene encoding maltodextrin phosphorylase: MAEVFNTQDVIREKLPHPLKDLAELAYNYWWSWNRRATKLWEYIDPELWMEHKNPVKLILDVPRSRFRELLRDDNFMNLYELVMDQFEAYMNPSSTWFSTNYPKWDKPIVYLCMEYGISRSLPIYSGGLGILAGDHVKTASDLGLPFIAVGLLYKHGYFRQEIDKDGRQREVFPEYKPEEMPIKPVLGRDGRPLLVEVPVEDRIVYARAFEVIVGRVRIYLLDTDVPENRPEDRTVCDYLYNAEMDKRIKQEILLGIGGMRLLKALGIEPGVVHLNEGHPAFANLQRMIWYMEEGLTFTEALSLVRGTTVFTTHTPVPAGHDRFPIEEVKKRLSRFLEGREELLELGREGDQLNMTLLAIRTSSYVNGVSKLHAEVSKRMWKDLWPEVPLDEIPIEGITNGIHTMTWVHNEMRKLFDRYLGKVWREHTNIEGIWYAVERIPDEELWEAHLEAKRGFIELLRRKVLRRNERLGIDDPLPEMDENALIIGFARRFATYKRATLLFTDLERLKRILNNPERPVYLVFGGKAHPMDEAGKEFLRRVYEVSQMPEFRGRIFVLENYDMGSARFMVAGVDVWLNNPRRPMEASGTSGMKAGLNGVLNASIYDGWWVEGYNGKNGWVIGDETTEPETEADDAKDAQALYDLLEKEIIPTYYSNRERWIYMMKESIKSIAPRFSTHRMVKEYMDRFYSKAMSNHIWLTRENYRGTKEIAAWKDRVTASWGKVKIENINLRDDGSGLDVTLYLDGLEPEDVKVELYYGVKAEGYYIENPHIIELRHPKRLDEDRWLYTYEGTVLRHLGDPCWHYALRVYPHHEKLPHRFLLGLIRWVNLDPPSSP, encoded by the coding sequence ATGGCAGAGGTTTTCAATACCCAGGATGTAATCAGGGAGAAGCTTCCCCATCCGCTGAAGGACCTGGCGGAGCTTGCCTACAACTACTGGTGGAGCTGGAACAGACGTGCCACGAAGCTCTGGGAGTACATCGACCCCGAGCTCTGGATGGAGCACAAGAACCCCGTTAAACTCATCCTTGACGTTCCCCGGAGCCGCTTCCGCGAGCTCCTCAGGGACGACAACTTCATGAACCTATACGAGCTCGTTATGGACCAGTTCGAGGCCTACATGAACCCCTCCTCTACGTGGTTCTCCACGAATTACCCCAAGTGGGACAAGCCCATAGTGTACCTGTGCATGGAGTACGGGATAAGCCGGAGCCTGCCCATCTACTCCGGCGGCCTGGGAATCCTCGCCGGGGACCACGTTAAGACCGCGAGCGACCTCGGACTGCCCTTCATAGCCGTAGGCCTCCTCTACAAGCACGGCTACTTCAGGCAGGAGATAGACAAAGATGGAAGGCAGAGGGAGGTTTTTCCGGAGTACAAACCGGAGGAGATGCCCATCAAGCCCGTCCTCGGAAGGGACGGAAGGCCCCTGCTGGTGGAGGTTCCCGTAGAGGATAGAATCGTCTACGCGAGGGCCTTCGAGGTCATCGTTGGCAGGGTGAGGATATACCTCCTCGACACGGACGTGCCCGAGAACAGGCCTGAGGACAGGACGGTGTGCGACTACCTCTACAACGCGGAGATGGACAAGAGGATAAAGCAGGAGATACTCCTCGGAATCGGCGGCATGAGACTGCTCAAGGCCCTCGGGATAGAGCCCGGGGTTGTCCACCTCAACGAGGGGCACCCCGCCTTCGCGAACCTCCAGAGGATGATCTGGTACATGGAGGAGGGGCTGACCTTCACCGAGGCCCTCAGCCTCGTCAGGGGAACCACGGTCTTCACCACCCACACGCCCGTTCCAGCTGGTCACGACAGGTTCCCGATTGAGGAGGTAAAGAAACGTCTCTCCAGGTTCCTCGAGGGAAGGGAAGAACTTCTGGAACTCGGGAGGGAAGGCGACCAGTTGAACATGACCCTCCTCGCCATCAGGACGTCGAGCTACGTTAACGGCGTGAGCAAACTCCACGCGGAGGTCAGCAAGAGGATGTGGAAGGACCTCTGGCCGGAGGTTCCGCTCGACGAGATACCGATCGAGGGCATAACCAACGGAATCCACACCATGACGTGGGTTCACAACGAGATGAGGAAGCTCTTTGACCGCTACCTCGGAAAGGTCTGGAGGGAACACACCAACATCGAAGGCATCTGGTACGCCGTTGAGAGGATTCCCGACGAGGAACTCTGGGAGGCGCACCTCGAGGCGAAGAGGGGGTTCATAGAGCTCCTCAGGAGAAAGGTCCTGAGGCGGAACGAGCGCCTTGGAATCGATGACCCCCTGCCCGAGATGGACGAGAACGCTCTTATAATCGGTTTCGCCAGGCGTTTCGCAACATACAAGCGGGCCACCCTCCTCTTCACGGACCTTGAGAGGCTGAAGAGGATCCTAAACAACCCCGAAAGGCCCGTCTATCTCGTCTTCGGTGGAAAGGCGCACCCGATGGACGAGGCCGGAAAGGAGTTCCTCAGGCGGGTCTACGAGGTCAGCCAGATGCCGGAGTTCAGGGGCAGGATATTCGTTCTGGAGAACTACGACATGGGTAGCGCGAGGTTCATGGTGGCCGGGGTTGATGTGTGGCTCAACAACCCGAGGAGGCCGATGGAGGCGAGTGGAACGAGCGGCATGAAGGCGGGACTCAACGGCGTCCTCAACGCGAGCATCTACGACGGCTGGTGGGTCGAGGGCTACAACGGCAAGAACGGCTGGGTCATCGGCGATGAAACGACCGAACCCGAAACCGAGGCCGACGATGCGAAGGATGCTCAAGCTCTCTACGACCTCCTCGAGAAGGAGATAATCCCCACCTACTACTCCAACCGCGAGAGATGGATATACATGATGAAGGAGAGCATCAAGAGCATAGCCCCTCGCTTCAGCACCCACAGGATGGTTAAGGAGTACATGGACCGTTTCTACTCCAAGGCGATGAGCAACCACATCTGGCTGACGAGGGAGAACTACAGGGGTACTAAGGAGATAGCCGCGTGGAAGGACCGCGTTACCGCGTCCTGGGGCAAGGTGAAGATAGAGAACATCAACTTGAGGGACGACGGAAGTGGCCTTGACGTCACGCTGTACCTCGATGGGCTGGAGCCGGAGGATGTAAAGGTGGAGCTCTACTACGGGGTGAAGGCAGAGGGTTACTATATCGAGAACCCTCACATCATCGAGCTGAGGCATCCAAAAAGGCTTGATGAGGACAGGTGGCTCTACACCTACGAGGGAACGGTGCTGAGGCACCTCGGCGACCCGTGCTGGCACTACGCGCTCAGGGTTTACCCGCACCACGAGAAGCTTCCCCACAGGTTCCTCCTCGGCCTGATCAGGTGGGTTAACCTCGATCCACCCTCTTCCCCGTAA
- a CDS encoding phosphoenolpyruvate carboxykinase (GTP) — MNALERLEKLLDREQFEKIRAIDNPKLHEFLAGWIEWLEPDRVFVCTDGEGDENYVRWKALYYGEEKPLETPNHTVHYDNYYDQARDKANTRILVPGGKEIPFLNTKDREEGLREIRELMKGIMKGKELFVCFFVLGPRNSVFTIPAVQLTDSAYVAHSEFILYRKGYEEFKRLGRNADFFRFVHSAGELDERKTSKNLDKRRIYIDLQEETVYSVNTQYGGNTIGLKKPAFRLTIAKAVREGWLSEHMFLMRVNGPNGRKTYFTGAYPSMCGKTSTAMISWENIVGDDLSFIVPFNGVARAANVEKGVFGIIQGVNPEDDPIIWKVLHSPVEIIFSNVLVKDGKPYWNDMGVEIPDEGENHSGKWWRGKRDAEGNEIPPSHKNARFTVSLEHFPNVDMEALEAPCGVELGGMIFGGRDRDTWPPVRESFDWKHGVITMGASLESETTAATLGREGVRQFNAMAILDFMSVHLGEYIENYLRFGEKLRKAPKIFAVNYFLRDEEGNWLNRKLDKGVWLKWMELRVHGDVDAIETPIGYIPKYEDLRRLFREVLNKEYTREDYEKQFTIRVPELLAKIERIERIYREQVKDVPGELFEVLEEERRRLLEARERYGDYISPFALEG; from the coding sequence ATGAACGCCCTCGAGAGGCTTGAAAAACTCCTCGATAGGGAGCAGTTCGAAAAGATAAGGGCGATAGATAACCCCAAACTCCACGAGTTTCTGGCGGGGTGGATAGAGTGGCTCGAGCCGGATAGGGTCTTCGTGTGCACCGACGGTGAGGGGGACGAGAACTACGTCCGCTGGAAGGCCCTCTATTACGGCGAGGAGAAGCCTTTGGAGACACCTAACCACACCGTCCACTACGACAACTACTACGACCAGGCGAGGGACAAGGCCAACACGAGGATCCTCGTTCCCGGTGGAAAGGAGATCCCCTTCCTGAACACGAAGGACAGGGAGGAGGGACTGAGGGAGATAAGGGAGCTCATGAAGGGAATAATGAAGGGCAAGGAGCTCTTCGTGTGCTTCTTCGTCCTCGGACCGAGGAACTCGGTTTTCACGATTCCGGCCGTCCAGCTAACCGATTCCGCCTACGTGGCCCACTCCGAGTTCATCCTCTACAGGAAGGGTTACGAGGAGTTCAAACGCCTTGGGAGAAACGCGGACTTCTTCCGCTTCGTCCACTCGGCAGGGGAGCTCGACGAGAGGAAGACCAGCAAGAACCTCGATAAGAGGCGGATTTACATAGACCTTCAGGAGGAGACCGTTTACTCCGTCAACACCCAGTACGGCGGGAACACAATAGGACTCAAGAAGCCAGCGTTCAGGCTGACGATAGCCAAGGCGGTTAGGGAGGGCTGGCTGAGCGAGCACATGTTCCTGATGCGCGTCAACGGCCCCAACGGCAGGAAGACGTACTTCACGGGGGCCTACCCGAGCATGTGCGGGAAGACCTCCACCGCCATGATAAGCTGGGAGAACATAGTCGGCGACGATTTGAGCTTCATAGTCCCCTTCAACGGCGTCGCGAGGGCGGCTAACGTTGAGAAGGGCGTCTTCGGTATAATCCAGGGCGTCAACCCGGAGGACGACCCCATCATCTGGAAGGTCCTCCACTCCCCGGTCGAGATAATCTTCTCCAACGTCCTCGTCAAGGACGGGAAGCCCTACTGGAACGATATGGGCGTGGAGATACCGGACGAGGGAGAGAACCACAGCGGAAAATGGTGGAGGGGCAAGAGGGACGCTGAAGGGAACGAGATACCGCCCAGTCACAAGAACGCCCGCTTCACGGTTAGCCTCGAGCACTTCCCGAACGTGGACATGGAGGCCCTCGAAGCTCCATGCGGCGTCGAGCTCGGCGGAATGATATTCGGCGGCCGCGACAGGGACACCTGGCCACCGGTCAGGGAGTCCTTCGACTGGAAGCACGGCGTTATCACAATGGGGGCCTCGCTCGAGAGCGAGACGACGGCCGCGACGCTCGGCAGGGAGGGCGTCAGGCAGTTCAACGCCATGGCCATACTCGACTTCATGAGCGTCCACCTCGGTGAGTACATAGAGAACTACCTACGCTTCGGCGAAAAGCTCAGGAAGGCACCGAAGATATTCGCGGTCAACTACTTCCTCCGCGACGAGGAGGGCAACTGGCTCAACCGCAAGCTCGACAAGGGCGTCTGGCTCAAGTGGATGGAGCTCAGGGTTCACGGGGACGTCGACGCGATAGAAACGCCCATCGGTTACATCCCGAAGTACGAGGACCTGAGGAGACTCTTCAGGGAGGTTCTCAACAAGGAGTACACGAGGGAGGACTACGAGAAGCAGTTCACGATACGGGTTCCGGAGCTGCTCGCCAAGATAGAGCGGATAGAGAGGATATACCGCGAGCAGGTTAAGGACGTCCCCGGGGAGCTCTTCGAGGTCCTTGAGGAGGAGAGGAGGCGTCTCCTTGAGGCGAGGGAGAGGTACGGGGACTACATAAGCCCCTTCGCCCTCGAGGGGTGA